The Rhododendron vialii isolate Sample 1 chromosome 5a, ASM3025357v1 genome contains a region encoding:
- the LOC131326904 gene encoding terpene synthase 10-like isoform X1, whose amino-acid sequence MALALRFTASTSLYTQIRLTSQIFTPSVKSIPAQVRHTGRCTCVNPKISDEKIVRRSANYQSPIWNYDYVQSLDNKFVGGTYVSLAMKLKEDVKKMLKEVVDPLDGLEMIDDLQRLGVFYHFEDEIKRVLESIYNNNKHEKGNEDDLHAMSLKFRLLRQYGYNVPQEAFEKFMDETGHFKSCLCKDIRGTLSLYEASFLSFRGESILEEARNFATKNLEQHHKRKDSDQDLASLVSHALELPLHWRMPRLEARWFIDLCERRPNMNPTLLQLAKLDFNMVQATHQEDLKHMSRWWSKTGLAKKLGFARDRLMENFLWTIGLNFKPQFSNLRRNITIVNALITTIDDVYDVYGTLDELEIFTSAVERWDISAIEQLPDYMKICYLALLNSINEMGYETLKEQGIHIIPHLQKSWADLCKCYLKEAKWYYSGYTPTLEEYMNNAWISISAPAILTHAYFLCTNPITPEGSECSNKYPNIFQWSGTILRLADDMGTSPDEIMRGDTPKSIQCYMYETGASEEDAREHIKYFIRETWKQMNEDRFENSAFSRTLVEIAMNLARMSQCMYQYGDGHAAQGRDTKDRVLSLLVNPISLEY is encoded by the exons ATGGCTCTTGCACTTAGATTTACAGCTTCTACCTCTCTTTACACCCAAATTAGGCTAACATCTCAAATCTTTACCCCATCAGTAAAATCCATTCCGGCCCAAGTTCGGCACACTGGTCGATGCACTTGTGTCAACCCAAAGATTTCTGATGAAAAGATTGTCAGGCGATCCGCAAACTACCAATCTCCCATTTGGAACTATGACTATGTGCAATCGCTAGATAATAAATTCGTG GGAGGTACGTATGTATCACTAGCTATGAAGCTGAAGGAAGATGTGAAGAAAATGCTTAAAGAAGTAGTGGATCCATTGGATGGACTTGAGATGATTGATGACTTGCAAAGGCTTGGAGTGTTTTACCACTTTGAGGATGAAATCAAAAGAGTCCTTGAGAGCatatacaacaacaacaaacatgAGAAGGGGAACGAAGATGATTTGCATGCTATGTCTCTCAAGTTTAGACTTTTGCGACAATATGGTTATAATGTCCCTCAAG AGGCATTTGAGAAATTTATGGATGAGACAGGACATTTCAAATCTTGCCTTTGCAAGGATATAAGAGGAACGCTATCTTTGTACGAAGCCTCGTTCCTTTCATTTAGGGGTGAAAGCATATTGGAGGAGGCTAGAAATTTTGCAACTAAAAATCTTGAACAACACCATAAGAGAAAGGACAGTGATCAAGATCTTGCCTCATTGGTCAGTCACGCCTTGGAGCTTCCACTACATTGGAGGATGCCCAGGTTGGAGGCAAGATGGTTCATCGATTTGTGTGAGAGGAGGCCAAATATGAACCCTACATTGCTTCAACTTGCTAAACTGGATTTTAACATGGTGCAGGCAACTCACCAAGAAGATCTAAAGCACATGTCGAG GTGGTGGAGCAAAACCGGTTTGGCGAAAAAATTGGGCTTTGCCAGGGACAGGTTGATGGAGAATTTCTTGTGGACTATTGGCCTCAATTTCAAGCCCCAATTCTCAAATCTTAGGAGAAACATTACAATTGTCAATGCTCTTATCACAACCATCGATGATGTCTATGATGTTTATGGTACACTGGATGAACTAGAAATTTTCACAAGTGCCGTTGAAAG GTGGGATATAAGTGCAATAGAACAACTTCCAGACTATATGAAGATATGTTACCTAGCTCTCTTAAACTCGATTAATGAAATGGGTTATGAGACTCTTAAGGAGCAGGGCATTCACATCATCCCTCACCTCCAGAAATCG TGGGCAGATTTATGCAAATGTTATTTGAAGGAGGCAAAGTGGTACTATAGCGGATACACACCAACTCTTGAAGAATACATGAACAATGCATGGATTTCAATTTCAGCTCCTGCTATACTAACTCATGCTTACTTTTTGTGTACAAATCCCATAACCCCAGAGGGTTCCGAATGCTCAAATAAATACcccaatatttttcaatggtCAGGCACTATTTTACGGCTTGCAGATGATATGGGAACATCACCG GATGAGATAATGAGAGGTGACACACCAAAATCGATACAATGTTATATGTATGAAACCGGTGCATCAGAGGAAGATGCCCGAGAACACATCAAATACTTTATTAGGGAGACATGGAAGCAGATGAACGAAGACCGATTTGAAAATTCTGCCTTCTCCCGAACTCTTGTGGAAATAGCAATGAATCTTGCTAGGATGTCCCAGTGCATGTACCAATACGGAGATGGCCATGCTGCTCAAGGTCGGGATACTAAAGACCGAGTGTTATCACTGCTAGTCAATCCCATTTCGCTTGAATATTAA
- the LOC131326904 gene encoding terpene synthase 10-like isoform X2, with protein MALALRFTASTSLYTQIRLTSQIFTPSVKSIPAQVRHTGRCTCVNPKISDEKIVRRSANYQSPIWNYDYVQSLDNKFVGGTYVSLAMKLKEDVKKMLKEVVDPLDGLEMIDDLQRLGVFYHFEDEIKRVLESIYNNNKHEKGNEDDLHAMSLKFRLLRQYGYNVPQGHFKSCLCKDIRGTLSLYEASFLSFRGESILEEARNFATKNLEQHHKRKDSDQDLASLVSHALELPLHWRMPRLEARWFIDLCERRPNMNPTLLQLAKLDFNMVQATHQEDLKHMSRWWSKTGLAKKLGFARDRLMENFLWTIGLNFKPQFSNLRRNITIVNALITTIDDVYDVYGTLDELEIFTSAVERWDISAIEQLPDYMKICYLALLNSINEMGYETLKEQGIHIIPHLQKSWADLCKCYLKEAKWYYSGYTPTLEEYMNNAWISISAPAILTHAYFLCTNPITPEGSECSNKYPNIFQWSGTILRLADDMGTSPDEIMRGDTPKSIQCYMYETGASEEDAREHIKYFIRETWKQMNEDRFENSAFSRTLVEIAMNLARMSQCMYQYGDGHAAQGRDTKDRVLSLLVNPISLEY; from the exons ATGGCTCTTGCACTTAGATTTACAGCTTCTACCTCTCTTTACACCCAAATTAGGCTAACATCTCAAATCTTTACCCCATCAGTAAAATCCATTCCGGCCCAAGTTCGGCACACTGGTCGATGCACTTGTGTCAACCCAAAGATTTCTGATGAAAAGATTGTCAGGCGATCCGCAAACTACCAATCTCCCATTTGGAACTATGACTATGTGCAATCGCTAGATAATAAATTCGTG GGAGGTACGTATGTATCACTAGCTATGAAGCTGAAGGAAGATGTGAAGAAAATGCTTAAAGAAGTAGTGGATCCATTGGATGGACTTGAGATGATTGATGACTTGCAAAGGCTTGGAGTGTTTTACCACTTTGAGGATGAAATCAAAAGAGTCCTTGAGAGCatatacaacaacaacaaacatgAGAAGGGGAACGAAGATGATTTGCATGCTATGTCTCTCAAGTTTAGACTTTTGCGACAATATGGTTATAATGTCCCTCAAG GACATTTCAAATCTTGCCTTTGCAAGGATATAAGAGGAACGCTATCTTTGTACGAAGCCTCGTTCCTTTCATTTAGGGGTGAAAGCATATTGGAGGAGGCTAGAAATTTTGCAACTAAAAATCTTGAACAACACCATAAGAGAAAGGACAGTGATCAAGATCTTGCCTCATTGGTCAGTCACGCCTTGGAGCTTCCACTACATTGGAGGATGCCCAGGTTGGAGGCAAGATGGTTCATCGATTTGTGTGAGAGGAGGCCAAATATGAACCCTACATTGCTTCAACTTGCTAAACTGGATTTTAACATGGTGCAGGCAACTCACCAAGAAGATCTAAAGCACATGTCGAG GTGGTGGAGCAAAACCGGTTTGGCGAAAAAATTGGGCTTTGCCAGGGACAGGTTGATGGAGAATTTCTTGTGGACTATTGGCCTCAATTTCAAGCCCCAATTCTCAAATCTTAGGAGAAACATTACAATTGTCAATGCTCTTATCACAACCATCGATGATGTCTATGATGTTTATGGTACACTGGATGAACTAGAAATTTTCACAAGTGCCGTTGAAAG GTGGGATATAAGTGCAATAGAACAACTTCCAGACTATATGAAGATATGTTACCTAGCTCTCTTAAACTCGATTAATGAAATGGGTTATGAGACTCTTAAGGAGCAGGGCATTCACATCATCCCTCACCTCCAGAAATCG TGGGCAGATTTATGCAAATGTTATTTGAAGGAGGCAAAGTGGTACTATAGCGGATACACACCAACTCTTGAAGAATACATGAACAATGCATGGATTTCAATTTCAGCTCCTGCTATACTAACTCATGCTTACTTTTTGTGTACAAATCCCATAACCCCAGAGGGTTCCGAATGCTCAAATAAATACcccaatatttttcaatggtCAGGCACTATTTTACGGCTTGCAGATGATATGGGAACATCACCG GATGAGATAATGAGAGGTGACACACCAAAATCGATACAATGTTATATGTATGAAACCGGTGCATCAGAGGAAGATGCCCGAGAACACATCAAATACTTTATTAGGGAGACATGGAAGCAGATGAACGAAGACCGATTTGAAAATTCTGCCTTCTCCCGAACTCTTGTGGAAATAGCAATGAATCTTGCTAGGATGTCCCAGTGCATGTACCAATACGGAGATGGCCATGCTGCTCAAGGTCGGGATACTAAAGACCGAGTGTTATCACTGCTAGTCAATCCCATTTCGCTTGAATATTAA